The following is a genomic window from Haloarcula sp. DT43.
CCACAAGCTCGAAGAACATGAACGCCATCAGGAGGTTGTTGGCGACGACGAACCCGAGCATGCTCGCCGTGAACAGGCCGAGGCCGGCGTAGTACCGGGGGAGCCCGGTCTCGCCCTCGTCGTTCATGTATCCAAGCGAGAAGATGTGGACGAGGAACGAGATGAGACAGACGATAAGCAGCATGAGCGCCGACAGCGGGTCCAACAGGAGACCGAAGTTCAGTCGGAGCGACTCGACGCTCGCGGTCCACGTGTACAGTATCTCGTTGTGGACGTCGCCGCCAGCCACCGTCAGCGCGACCCATATCGACAGCAGGAGCGATCCGCCCGTCGCGGTAATCCCGGCGAGCGCGCCGCCTTTCGGCATGCGCTCGCCGGCGAACAGCGCGACGAGGAACGATACGAACGGCAGCAGGACAATCGCCGGAGCGTATGTGAATGCAGCCATCTGTTACCACCTCATCGTCGTCGCCTTCGTCACGTCCACGTCTGTGAAGTTGCGGTACAGGACCAGGATGATGCCGATGCCGATGGCGACCTCGGCGGCGGCGAGCGCCATCCCGAACAGCGCGAACACCTGGCCGGTGAGGTTCCCGTGTTGCAGCGAGAACGCGACGAGGTTGATGTTCGCAGCGTTCAGCATCAGCTCGACGGACATCAGGAAGACGAGCGCGTTCCGCCGGGTGAGGATGCCGAACAGGCCGATACAGAACACGGCCGCCGAAAGCAGGAGGTACGTCTCGGCCGGAATCACGCGTCCTCACCCCCCTGGCCGCCGTCGGCGGCAACGGCCACGTCCTCATCCTCCGTCGTCTCCACGCCGAGTGTCACCGACTCGCCGGCGACTTCCCGCCGGGCGAGCATGACGGCCCCGACGAGTGCGGCCACCAGCACGATGTCGATAATCTCGAAGACGATGAGGAAGCCCTCGCCGGGGACGGCCGTCTCGCCTTCGTCCATTATCGCGCCCGGGGCGATGTCGAACAGCGCCGCCCCGAGGCTCTTGGTTATCGCCGCCCCTTCGCCGAAGCCCGCCGGGGCGGGAAACGAGACGCCGATAAACACGGCCCCGAGGACGACGAACAGGCCAACAGCGGCTAGTCCCGCGACGAAACTCCCCTCGGTCTGTAGTTCGGGCTTTGTAGTCATGGTGCCACCTCTATCACCGACTCGTCCTCACGAGTCAGCATCACCGCGAAGGTGATGAGGACGAGGACGCCGCCGACGTACACCAGGATTTGCATGGTTGCGACGAACGCCGCCTGGTTCATGACGTAGAACACTGCGACGCTGACCAGTGACACGCCCAGTAACAGCGCCGAGTGCCAGACGTCCCGGACTAACACGACGCCCGCAGCGCTGCCCACCGTTACCATAGCGAACAGCGCGAACGCGATTGACTCTGCCAGTGCCATCTTACTTGGAGACTCTTTGCGGCGTCCCTTTGAAGATTCCTCTTTCGTCTCGCCAGTAGAGCCACTGTTTGCCGGTATGACCCCCCAGATTTCGGGGGCACTCCCGCTGCATGGACGACCCCCTACCAAAATAGGCGGTGTTCTTGCCGGGAGAACGGTCACACAGGCCTCGAACCGTGAGCTGCGAAGGTACCTGGCCGTCGGTCGGGAACGACTGTCCGGAACGGCCACACGTCAGAGAACAACCGGAAAGCGCGCGAGACGTTACTGGTAGTCGACTTCGCCGTCGCCCTCGCCGATCCACGCGCCCCGGTCCGGTTCGCGGGACTCCAGCGGGTCGATGTCCTTGTACCACGGCACGTTCTTGAGCTGTTCCTTGTCGTAGGCGAACTCGTCTTTCGTGTCCGCGGTGAACTCGAAGTTCTGGGTCAGCAGGATGGCGTCGGTCGGACAGACCTCCTCGCACAGCCGGCAGTAGATACACTGGCCGATGTGGAGGTTGTACTGCTCGCCGTTGCGCTGCTCGTCCATCACGATCTGGATGGTGTTGTTCGGGCAGACGTTCTCACACTGCCGACACCAGATACACCGCTCCTGGCTCCACTTGTGGACGCCGCGGAAGCGGGGGCTCACCTCGGGGGCGACGTCCGGGTACTCCACCGTGAACGTCTCCCCGTCGAGGGCGTGTTTCATCGTCGTCGCCATTGATTTCAGGATTCCTATCATGACAGGTCACCTCCGGTCGCTCGTGGGTCGATACGTGTGGCCGTCATTAGACGGTCACCCCGACGATGACCGCGGTCAACAGCAGGTTCGCAAGCGAGAGCACCAGCATCCCCTTCCAGCCGATTTCGATGAGCTGGTCGATACGGACGCGGGGCACCGCCGAGCGGGCCCACTGCGTGAACAGGAAGACGCCCCATATCTTGATCATGAACCACACGATGCCCGGCAGGACCGGGCCGGCCGGCCCGCCGAGGAAGATGGTGGCGATGATGGCCCCGCCCAGGAAGATGTGGATGAACTCCCCGAGGTAGACGAGCACGAAGTACACCGAGGAGTACTCGGTCTGGTACCCGGCGACGATTTCGGTCGGCGCTTCAGGGATGTCGAAGGGGTTGCGGCCGACCTCCGCGAGGTTCGCTATCATGAAGAGGACGAACGCGAAGGGGTTCACGAACGCGTACCACGACGGCAGCGGGCCGACCAGCGACTGCTGCTGGGCCGCGACGATCTCGCTCATCTGGAGCGAGCCGGCGAAGATGACGACCGACGCGCCCGTCAGGATGAGCGGAATCTCGTAGGCGAGGTTCTGCGCGACCGCGCGCAGCCCGCCGAGGAACGAGTACTTGTTGTTCGACGCGTAGCCGGCCATCACGAGACCGACGGAGGCCATCGAGGCCGTCGCGAACACGTACGCCAGGCCGACCTCGGGGTCGGCGAGCTGGATGCCGTTCCCCATCGGGATGACGGCGAACCCGAGCAAGGCGGTGCTGGCGATGACCAGCGGCGCGAGGTCCCACGCCGGCCGGTCGACGCCTTCGGGAACGATGAGTTCCTTCGACAGCAGGCGGACGGCGTCGGCCACGATGATGAACAGCCCGTACGGACCGATACGGTCGACGGCGATGCGGTCGGTGAACGCGGCGGTTATCTTCCGCTTTGCCCACGGACCGGCAAGCGCCGTGTTCGTCATCATGAGCGTCCCGATGAGCCCCGCGCCGACGAGGCTCATCACTATCATCACGGCCGTGCTGTTGGGGTCGAGTCCCAGCAGGTTCGCGAGCGTCTCGGGCAACGGCGCCGACTGCATTACCGGTCCACCTCCCCGAGCACGATGTCGAGGCTCCCGAGCGAGGCAATCATGTCAGGGATGTACTCGCCCTGGGACATCTCCGGCAGCGTCTGCAGGTTCGAGAAGCACGGGCTGCGTATCTTGAACCGGGCCGGCTTGTCCGTCCCATCCGAGCGGATGTAGATGCCGAGTTCGCCCTTCGCACCCTCGACGGAGCGGTAAATCTCCCTGTCGGGGTCGGGGCGGAGCGTCCGCGGGACGTTGGCCTGAATCTCGCGGTCGTCCTCCGGCCACTGCTCCAGGAGGTCGACGCACTGTTCGATGATGCGGGCCGACTCCTCGACCTCGCGGAGGCGAACGAGCACGCGGCTGAAGTTGTCGCCGCCCTGCTCGGTGACGACGTTCCAGTCGAGTTCGTCGTAGTAGCCGTACGGGTCGTCCCGGCGGAGGTCGTAGTCGACGCCCGAGCCACGCGCCACGGGGCCGGTCGCGCCGTACTGCTTGACCATCTCCTTGCTCAGGACGCCGGTGTCGACACACCGCATCTGGAAGATTTCGTTGCCGGTGACGAGGTCGTGGATCTCCTCGAGCTTGTGCGGCAGGTCGTCGAGGAAGTCACGGACCTTCTCGAAGTACTCCTCGCGGGGTTCGGGCAGGTCCCAGGCGACTCCGCCCAGCCGGAGGTAGTTGAACATCAGCCGCTGACCGGTCAGGTCCTCAAGCAGGTTCTGGACGATTTCGCGGTCGCGGATGCCGTACTGGAAGACGGCGGTGAAGTCGCCGAACACGTCCAGCGCGAACGTCGCCAGCGCGAGTTCGTGGGAGGCGATGCGGCACATCTCGGCGGACATCGTCCGGATGATCTGTGCGTACTCGGGGACCTCGATGTCGGCGAGGTCCTCGGCAGCACGAGCGTAGGCCCACTCGTTGAGGATGCCGGCCGAGATGTAGTCCCAGCGGTCGGGGTAGGGCATGATCTGGTGGCGGTAGGTGCCCTGCTGGCACATCTGCTCCTCACAGCGGTGCAGGTAGCCGATGTCTGGCTCGATGTCGGCGATCTGCTCGCCGTCGAGCACCGTCTCGACGTGGAGAACGCCGTGGGTCGCCGGGTGGTGCGGGCCGATGTTGACGAACATCGTGTCCGGGTCGTCCTCGCTGCGCTTGTCGTCCTGCAGCGGGTTCGCGTGCTCGCGCAGGGAGACGATCTGTGGCTGGTCCTGGTTGTAGTCCTGGCTCAGCGGGTGGCCCTGCCAGGTCTCGGGCAGGAGGATGCGACGGAGGTCGGGGTGGTCGTCGTAGTCGATGCCGACCAGGTCGTAGGCCTCCCGCTCGTGCCAGTCCGCGGTGTCGTAGACGCGCGCGGCCGACTCGTTGTGCGGGTCGTCCTTCGGCGAGGGCACGACGACGGACAGCTCCTGTGTCGGGTCGTCGTACTTCCGCAGGTGGTAGATGGACTCGTACCGGTCGTCGTACTCCTGTGCGGTGACACAGGCGCAGTGGTCGAACCCTGCCTCCTCTTTCAGCGTCGAGAGGACCTCCTGGACCTCGTCGGGACGGATGACGAACCCCTCGGCGTTGACGTGCTCCTCGCGGTCGAGGACGTGTCCCCCGAGCAGGTCCGCGAGCGCGTCGTAATCGAGGCCGTCCTCCGTAACGCCGACGTCGAGCGCCGTGTCGCGTGATGGTTTTTCTAAACTCATGGCAAGTTATGGAGAGTCGTTCCAGTTGTACCGCATGACGAGGTCCTCCTCGTCGATTTCGCTGGCGAGTTTGTCCACGAGCTCGTCCTGTTCGAGGTCGCCGAACTCCTCCAGTTCGTAGGGCTTGACCGTCACCGGCGAGGACTCGCCCTCGGCGATTCGCTCCTGGAGCTTGGCGATACCGTAGATGAGCGCCTCGGGGCGGGGCGGACAGCCCGGGACGTGGATGTCGACCGGGATGACCTCCTCCGCGCCCTTGATGACGTTGTACCCTTCCTGGAACGGCCCCCCAGAGATGGTACAGGACCCCATCGAGACGACGAACTTCGGCTCGGGCATCTGGTCGTAGACCCGCTTCATCCGCGGGGCGAACTTCGAGACGATGGTCCCCGGGACGATGATGACGTCCGCCTGGCGCGGGGACGCGCGCGGCACCCCCGACCCGAAGCGGTCCAGGTCGTGCTTGATAGCGTAGGTGTGAATCATCTCGATGCTACAGCAGGCGATGCCGAACTGCAGCATGAACATCGAGGAGCCCCGGACCCAGTTCATGAACTTGTCGAACTTGGTCAGGATAAAGGGCGTCGACCCGAACGCCTCGCGCAGCGTCGAGTTGAAGCGGTCGTCGGCCCCGTCACCCATGCGGGCCTCCTGTGTCGATACGTCTTCGACGGCCGGTGGTGTCTGGTCACTACTCATATGTGTCTGCCCCCTTCGTGGCGCGCGGACTGCGCACCCACTGGACTGCGCCGTTGCGCCAGGCCCAACCGAGTCCGACGATGAGCACGCCGATGAATACGACCATCGGCAGCAGCGCCGTAGTCATCCCGAACTCAGCGACGGCGTCGCTGTAGATGACCGTCCACGGGAAGATGAGGACGGTCTCGATGTCGAAGATGACGAACAGCAGCGCGACCATGTAGTACTGGATATTAAACTTGATCTTCTGGCTGCTGCCAGTCGGCACTTCACCGGACTCGTAGGTGGTGCGTTTGCCTTGTTCCGGCACGCTGGGCCGCAAGAGGCTCGAAACTGCCATCATACTGACTGGGATGGCTAGCGCCACGACCGCGAGCGCGCCGATGGCGATCCATGGATTACTCATTCCGGTATCTCCTATCGTCTGCCGGTTAGAAGTACTCGCATATAAGGGTTCATTGTTCGGTTTTTCGGCCCTGTAGGTCTTTAAGAGCCGACGCGCCACGAGCGGGCCCGACCCCCTCCGGCGTGGCTCGCGGGCTCCGATACCACCCGGCCTACTCGTCCCAGTACTCGCGTTTGAAGCCGGGCGTCCCGAGTTCGTGGAGGTCGCGCGACGCCTCGCCGACTTCTGTCTGGAGCCCCTCGTGGTAGGAGACGAGACGGTCGCGCAGTTCGTCGTACTGCCGTGCGAGAATCTGTGCCGCCGAGAGCGCGGCGTTGAACGACTTGCCGGCGTCGACGGCGGTGATTGGCGCGCCCTGCGGCATGCCGATAACCGAGTCGACGGACTTCTCCTGTACCGGGACGCCGATGACCGGCAGCGGGTACGCGATGCTCGCGGTCATGTTCGGCAGGTCCGCGGACTTGCCGCCCGCGCCGGCGATAATCACGTCGACGCCGCGGTCGGCGGCCGTCTCCGCGTACGCGTACATCAGGTCCGGCGTCCGGTGAGCCGAACAGACGAACGTCTCGAAGGTGAAGCGGCTCTCGGGCGCGTCGGTGTAGTCCGTCTGTTCCTCGAACCCGAGTTCGTCCGCGAGCGCGGCGTACGCTCCCGGCCGCTTGCCCTGCCCGCCGGCCATCGTCGGCAGGTCCGAATCCGACCCCATGACGATGCCGACGTCGGGCGTCAGGTCGTTCGGCCGGTCCATCGCGGCTTCTTCGTGCAACTGGTCGATGAGCGACTGGACGCTGTCTGCGGGCATGCGACCGACTGCGACCGGGACCGGCGTAAGTGTAGGCGGTTTCCGGTCAGTCGGCAAGCGCCGCGTCCAGTTCGACAAGCAGCGTCTGTGGCTCCGCGGGGAAGCATCTGAGAGGGGCTGCACGGCCCCGTACCTGTATCCTGAGCGCGTCCCGCTTGCGGTAGGTGAGCGCGAGGCTGACGACGCCGGCGACGGCGAAGGCACCGCCGAGGAGGACCGACCGGCCGAACGACAGCAGGCCGAACCCCACAAGCGCGGCGCTCATCACCGCGAGAAACCAGTCGACGTCCTGGAGGCTCACCTCGACGACGTCGTCGAGTTCGACCACCACCGGACCGTCACCGCGGTCGACTACCAGGCGGTCGGCACCGAGGACGACGCGCCCGCCGAGCCGGAGCGAACCGGCGTACCGCTCGGAGCGGACGGGCGCTTCGGCCGCGTCGTGGCTGTCCTCGCCCACGGTCAGTCGTCGCTCGGCGCGGGCGGCCGGTCACCGCCGCGGCCGCGGATGCGGTCGAGCGACGAGACGTACTCGCTGTCGTCCTCGGTGAGCGCGGCCCAGGCCGCGAGGCCGCGCTCCTCGCGGGTCCCCGGCACGGTGTTGTCGAGGACGAAGGCGACGATGCCGCCGACGACCATCCCGGTGCCGCCCATGACGAACAGCGTGGTGGCGACGACGTCGGTCCCGAGGACGCCGCCCAGCACCGGGACCGCCGCAAGACCCTGCTGGAGCGCCGTCGACCCGCCGACGTCCATCCCCTGTCCGACCTGGCTCATGTACTCGGGCACCGCGAGGCCGGCAAAGAGCGCGAAGCCGACGATGAAGACGTTCCGGTTGGCGTCGAGGTCGACGTACTTGAGCTGTGAGAGCCCGACGGCGGCAATCTGTCCGAACATGACGATGTAGAGGCCGCCGATGATAGGCGACGGGATGGTCGCAAACAGCTGGCCCGCCGGGCCGAAGTAGCCGACCAGCATCATCACGACCGCGCCGATTTGCACGACGTAGCGCGAGGCGACGCCGGTGATGGCGATTGCGCCGACGTTCTCGGTGTAGGAGGTACAGCCGTTGCCGGTCCCCATGATGCCGGCGAACACGTTGCCGATACCCTCCATCCCGATGCCGTCGTTGATTCGGCGGCCGCTCGGTGCGCCGCGGCCGGCGATGCGGGCGACGGAGTGGTAGTCGCCGAAGCTCTCGACGACGGAGGCGAGCATCCCGGCGAACATCCCGACGACGAACCCCGGCGTGAACTGCGGGAGCCCCCACTGGAACGGGTAGATGGGCTGGACCAGCGGTGCGCTCGTGACCGAGCCGAGCGAGACGTAGCTGACAGAGCCGGCGGCGAAGACGCCCGTGACCGAGAGGACGGCCGCAACGGTCCACGCGAACACGATGCCCAGCAACACGGGAAAGAGCTTGAACGCGCGGTGGCGTCGGTCGAGGTACTGCGAGCAGGCGACGATTGCGAGCATCGTCAGCCCGAGCAGCCACCAGTTCTGGCCGGTCCCGGGGCTTGCGAAGTTCGGGTTCGCAATCTGGGGGACGTTGAACAGCGCCAGGCCGATGAGCGCGATGACCGGCGCGATGACGACCGGGCCGACGTAGCGCTTGAGCTTCCCCATGAGGCCGCTGTAGCCGATTAGCACCTCGACGACGCCGGCGACGATGACGGCCCCCTGTAGCTCGACGAGCATGGTCTGCCAGTCGGCCCCCTGCTGGGCGAGCACGCCGATGATGGCCAGTCCGGGCGCGAGCATGGAGAACGTCCCGCCCTGGACGATTGGGTACCGGTTGCCCAGCGTCGTCTGGGCGAGCGTGGCGACGCCGGAGACGACGAAGAACGTCCCGATGAGACGGCCGACCTGTCCCGGTGCGGCTTCGAGCATCCCCATCGCGCCCGCGAGTCCGAGCGGAATCGCCACGGACGCGCCTATCATCGTGAGGTAGTGCTGGACGCCCAGCAGTATCGCCTGTTTCCGTGGCGGCTTGTCGTCGATGCCGTACTCGACGAAGCCGGCGGTCTCCGGTTCCTCCGGTGTGGTCGCGTTTTGGCCGTCGTCCGGCGGTGTCTCGTCAGTCATGCTCGCTACCCGTGGCACTGCCACTCCCGACACATATTCTTTGCTCGTTGGCCCGGCGGGACGGCCCGCTTCGAAAGGAAAACGCTCTTGGCCCGTTCCGACACAGTCTTGGACATGAGCAACGGGGACGACGAGGCCGACGCGTCGGACGACGCCGAGGCAGATGGGAGCGACGTGACCGCCGAAGAACTGGAATCGCGTCTCACGGAGGCCGGCGAGGCCCTCGACGCCGCATCGACGGAGGCCGACCTCGACGACGTCGAGTCGTCCCTCGACGACATCGAGAGCGACCTCGAAGCCGCCGACCTGCCGGAACCCGACGAGGACGACGACGATGCCGAGGACCCCCGCGAGGAACTGGAGGCCCAGCTCTCGGACCTGCGCGCCGACCTCGACGAACAGCGTGGTCCCTACGCCGAGGACGTGGTCGCCATCGTCTCCGACGCCGCGGACACCGTCACCGACAGCGAATGGACCGACGACGGCGAGGCGGACGCACAGGACGCGGTCGAGACGTTCCTCGACGAGAGTGCCGAGTTCGTCGACCACGACGCCGACACGGGTGGCGATTTCGTCGCCGCCGGGGACGCGCTGGAGACGGTCGCCGACGCCATCGAAGCCGAGAGCCTCGACCCCGACGACGACACGGAGACCATCCAAGGGCTCCTCGAAGCCGCCGAGACGCTGGAGACGGGGCTCGAAGAGGCCGAAGTCTGGGACGACCTGACGGTACAGGAGCAACTCGACGCCCGCGGGTTCTACGACGTGTTGACGAACGAGAACCGGAAGGACTTCCCGCCGGAGTGGAACGCGGCGAAGCTCCACGCCGAGGAGGGGAACTTCGAGCAGGTCCTGTTCGCCTACGACAAGCTCGGGTCGGAGTTCTTCGACGGCTACATCGTCGACCTCCTGTACAACCTCGGGAGCGACGCGGAACCGGCCTTCGACGCGATGCACCAGCGCGCACAGAAACGCGACAAGGGACCAATCGAGGTGCTGGGGAAGATCGGCGACGAGCGCGCGACCGAGACGCTCCACGACTACATCGACGGCGACGGCGACCCCGCGCTCCAGAAGGTCACGCTGCGTGCGCTGGGCGCCATCGGCAGCGCGTCGTCGGTCCAGCCCGTCGCCAATCGGCTCGACGCTGACAGCGAGGAGGTCCGCTCGGTCGCGGCCCGCGCTCTGGGCCTGCTCGGAGACACCCGCGCCATCGAGCCGCTGAGTAACGTCCTCAAATCCGAGGACAGCGATTCCGTCCGCGCCTCCGCCGCGTGGGCGCTCCGACAGATAGGGACCGAAGCGGCCCTCGACGAGGCCGCCCGCTACACGGACGACCGCGCCTACCTCGTCCAGGCCGAGGCGGAGAAAGCGGCGAGCGCCTGAGCCCGGGAACCTTTTTGTACGAAGGGGCGGCCAGACGCCCCGATGCGGTCGCTCACATTCGTCTGCTGTCTGCTCGTCCTCGTAGCTACGGCCCCACAGACCGCCACCGGACAGGCCGCTTCGGCCACGACGACGGCCGGTGGTCCCGACGAGCCGTCGATTCACGCGGTGTATCCGGACCCCGTCGCCGGCGGCGACGAGGGAGAGTTTGTCGTCCTCAGCGCCCCCGAGGGGACCGACCTCGGGGAGTACGCCGTCACCGACGGTGACAGCACCGCTGCCGTTCCGAACACGACTGCCAGCGGACGTGTCGTCCTCTCGACGGCACCGAACCGGACCCGGAGGCTCACCGACCGGCCGGTCGTGGGCCTCGACGGCCACCTCGGGCTGGCAAACGGCGGCGAGCGAATCCGGCTCCAGCACGGCAACCGGACCGTCGACGCCGTCCGGTACGCCGACCCGGCTGAGGGCGAACTCGGCGTCGTGAACGGCTCGGTCGTTCGCTGGCGGCCGCTGGGCGCGACCGACCGCCCCGTCGTCAGGGCCGCGGGCGGCGAGGTGCGGGCGTTCGCGCTCCCGGACGCGCCCGCAACCCCGCTTCGTCCGATACGGAACGCCACGGAGCGGGTGTACCTGGCCGGGTATACGCTCTCATCCGACAGAGTCGCCGACGCCCTCGTCGCCGCCCAGCGCCGCGGTGCGACCGTCCGCGTCCTGCTGGAAGGCGACCCGGTCGGGAGCCGAACCGCCACGGAAGCCCGCACCCTCGACCGGCTGACCGACGCCGGCGTCTCCGTCCGGGTCGTGACGGGGCCCCGCGCCAGATACCGCTACCACCATGCCAAATACGCCGTCGCCGACCGGCAGGCCGTCGTACTGACGGAGAACTGGAAGCCCGCGGGCACCGGCGGCAACAGCAGCCGCGGCTGGGGCGTGGTGACGGCACAGCCGCGGGTCGTCGCGGGGCTGAATCGGACGTTCCAATCCGACGCCGGCTGGCAGGACAACCAGCGGTGGTCGACGTACCGTCGTGGCCGGCAGTTCGAGCGAGGCGAGCCGGCGACCGGGGACTATCCGACCCGATTTCCCGCGGAGTCGGTGGCAGTCCAGCGGACGGACCTCCTGGTCACCCCGGACAACGCCCAGCGCAAACTCGTCACGACGATAGACGACGCGGAGGACTCCGTCGACGTCGTCCAGCCGACGGTCGGGGACTGGGACAGCCCGCTGCTCCGGGCGCTCCGTCGGGCTGGGGCACGCGGCGTCGAGGTCCGCCTGCTCCTCAGTGACGCGTGGTACGTCCGCGAGGAGAACACACGGACGGCAGAGCGGTTCCGGGAGTGGGCCGAGCGCAACGACGCGGCGCTGACGGCGAAAGTGGCCGACCCCGACGGGCGCTACGAAAAAATACACGCGAAAGGCGCAGTCATCGACGACGAGCGCGTCGTCGTCGGCAGCCTCAACTGGAACGAGCAGGCGGCGACGGAGAACCGGGAGGTCGTGGTGATACTCCACGGGAGCGACGCGGCGGCCTACTTCGGCGCGGTCTTCGACGCGGACTGGGCGGCCGGCGGGTTCGATACGCCGGTCGGGGTCCTCGCCGCCGTGGTCGGCCTCCTCGTGGTCGCTGGGCTCGCCGCTCGTCGCGTGTCCTTCGAGGCCTGAAAACGAGCGCCGACCCTACACTTCGTCCGGCAGCGCCGTCGAACTGCCCAGTTCCTCGTCGATTTCGGCCTCGGCCATCTTCTCGACCAGCGCGTCGATGACCGACTCGCGCCGGCCCTTGACGAACTTGATGGAGCCGACGACGAGGTGGCCGCCGCCGGAGACGCCGCCGCCGTCGACCTCCTCGGTGAGTTCGGTGACCATCCGCGGGATGTCGAGTCGGACGCCGTCGGAGCGCAGGACGGCGAAGTCCGGACCGTAGCCGATGGTGATGACGGGGTCGCCGGTCTCGGCGACCTTCCGGTCGTGGATTTCGCCGGTCGTCTTGCCGGGTGCGGGGTACGTGAAGCGGTGAGCGTGGTTCTCGACGTCGATGGTGTAGAGGTGCGCGCCGTTGTCGAGGCGCTCGTGCTCGACGTGGCTCATCGCGGCGTCGAGCTGGTCGGCCACGTCGCGCTCGGCGCGCTCGGCGAGGAAGTCGACGACCTCCGCGTGGCGCTCGCGGTCGTCGCAGTCGACGTTCAGCACGTCGGTGATGAGCTGTTCGCCGGAGCTGTACCGCAGCCAGTGGGTGGCGTAGTCGAGCGCCTCACCGATGTCGCGCAGGTCGGTCTCGTCGTACCCCTGTTCGCTCGCCAGGTCGATGTAATCCCGCATCGCCTCGGCCTCGGAGCGGTCCGAGAGGCCGGCGACGGCGGGGACGTGCGTGAGGTCCTCGGTGAGGTCGGGATCGATCATCCGGGCGAGTTCGACACAGAGCATGCCCGTCGTGATGCGGTAGTCCTCGTCGTGGAGATAGGGGTTGACGTGTTGCTCGATGAGCGGCTCGACGGCCTCGGGGTCCGGGTGGTGGTGGTCGACGACGACGACAGGGATGTCGTAGTGCCGGAGGTTCCGGTAGGCCGGCGTGTCCTCCTCGGTCGAGCCGTTGTCGAGCATCAGCAGCATCGGGAGCTTCTGGCCGTGGCGGGTTCGGTCCTCCAGCGCGAAGTTGAGGTCCCGGGTCACGTCCTCCATCTCGTAGTAGGGGGCCTTGCTCGGCAAGCGCTTGAGGAGGTGCTGGGGCGCGCTGTCGTCCTCGTACTGGGAGGCGATAAAGGACTCCAGCGCGACCTGCAGGGGGACGCTCGCACAGAGGCCGTCGCCGTCGGCGTGGTGGCGCATCCGAATCGGCCGGCCCGAGAGCACGGTCTTGCGGAGTTCGGTCGCCACTTCGCGGAGGTCGTCCCACAGCTTCTCGAAGGCGGGCCACTCGACGAGTGGCTCGATGTCGGCCGGCTGGGCGGCCTCGGCCAGCGCGGCGTCGAGGTCGCTCTCGACGTCGGCGGCGGCCTCACCGTCGAGGACAGTGAGCGACTCGGCCTCGACCTGCAGGCCGTCGTCGCGCTCCTCGGCGCGCCCGGAGACGCGGACGATGTCGTCGATTTCGACCTCGGGGTGGGCCCGGACGCCGGCCTCCTCGAAGGCGGCACAGGGGACGATACCAGTCTCGTCGCGGACCTGGAACACCGTCGGGCCGCCGGTCTGTTTTATCTGGACGACCTGGCCCTCGATGACGACGGTCGAGCCGGTGGCGTCGGCGAGGTCGGCGACGGTGGTCGCGTCGCCGTGGACGACGCGCTCGTCCTCGTAGTCGGCGACCCGGACCTCCTCGAAGCTCAGGTCGCCGTCAGGGCGGATTTCGCCGAGTTCGACGATGAGGTCGTCGCCCACGTCGTACTGACCAAGGAGATTAGAGTCGTGGACGAGTCCGGAGACAGCGTCGGAGAGGTCGACGAACACGCCGTATTCGACGGTCCCGTTGACGGTTGCGTGGTACAGTGCGCCTTCT
Proteins encoded in this region:
- a CDS encoding AIR carboxylase family protein, whose translation is MPADSVQSLIDQLHEEAAMDRPNDLTPDVGIVMGSDSDLPTMAGGQGKRPGAYAALADELGFEEQTDYTDAPESRFTFETFVCSAHRTPDLMYAYAETAADRGVDVIIAGAGGKSADLPNMTASIAYPLPVIGVPVQEKSVDSVIGMPQGAPITAVDAGKSFNAALSAAQILARQYDELRDRLVSYHEGLQTEVGEASRDLHELGTPGFKREYWDE
- a CDS encoding uracil-xanthine permease family protein, encoding MTDETPPDDGQNATTPEEPETAGFVEYGIDDKPPRKQAILLGVQHYLTMIGASVAIPLGLAGAMGMLEAAPGQVGRLIGTFFVVSGVATLAQTTLGNRYPIVQGGTFSMLAPGLAIIGVLAQQGADWQTMLVELQGAVIVAGVVEVLIGYSGLMGKLKRYVGPVVIAPVIALIGLALFNVPQIANPNFASPGTGQNWWLLGLTMLAIVACSQYLDRRHRAFKLFPVLLGIVFAWTVAAVLSVTGVFAAGSVSYVSLGSVTSAPLVQPIYPFQWGLPQFTPGFVVGMFAGMLASVVESFGDYHSVARIAGRGAPSGRRINDGIGMEGIGNVFAGIMGTGNGCTSYTENVGAIAITGVASRYVVQIGAVVMMLVGYFGPAGQLFATIPSPIIGGLYIVMFGQIAAVGLSQLKYVDLDANRNVFIVGFALFAGLAVPEYMSQVGQGMDVGGSTALQQGLAAVPVLGGVLGTDVVATTLFVMGGTGMVVGGIVAFVLDNTVPGTREERGLAAWAALTEDDSEYVSSLDRIRGRGGDRPPAPSDD
- a CDS encoding HEAT repeat domain-containing protein, with product MSNGDDEADASDDAEADGSDVTAEELESRLTEAGEALDAASTEADLDDVESSLDDIESDLEAADLPEPDEDDDDAEDPREELEAQLSDLRADLDEQRGPYAEDVVAIVSDAADTVTDSEWTDDGEADAQDAVETFLDESAEFVDHDADTGGDFVAAGDALETVADAIEAESLDPDDDTETIQGLLEAAETLETGLEEAEVWDDLTVQEQLDARGFYDVLTNENRKDFPPEWNAAKLHAEEGNFEQVLFAYDKLGSEFFDGYIVDLLYNLGSDAEPAFDAMHQRAQKRDKGPIEVLGKIGDERATETLHDYIDGDGDPALQKVTLRALGAIGSASSVQPVANRLDADSEEVRSVAARALGLLGDTRAIEPLSNVLKSEDSDSVRASAAWALRQIGTEAALDEAARYTDDRAYLVQAEAEKAASA
- a CDS encoding phospholipase D-like domain-containing protein translates to MRSLTFVCCLLVLVATAPQTATGQAASATTTAGGPDEPSIHAVYPDPVAGGDEGEFVVLSAPEGTDLGEYAVTDGDSTAAVPNTTASGRVVLSTAPNRTRRLTDRPVVGLDGHLGLANGGERIRLQHGNRTVDAVRYADPAEGELGVVNGSVVRWRPLGATDRPVVRAAGGEVRAFALPDAPATPLRPIRNATERVYLAGYTLSSDRVADALVAAQRRGATVRVLLEGDPVGSRTATEARTLDRLTDAGVSVRVVTGPRARYRYHHAKYAVADRQAVVLTENWKPAGTGGNSSRGWGVVTAQPRVVAGLNRTFQSDAGWQDNQRWSTYRRGRQFERGEPATGDYPTRFPAESVAVQRTDLLVTPDNAQRKLVTTIDDAEDSVDVVQPTVGDWDSPLLRALRRAGARGVEVRLLLSDAWYVREENTRTAERFREWAERNDAALTAKVADPDGRYEKIHAKGAVIDDERVVVGSLNWNEQAATENREVVVILHGSDAAAYFGAVFDADWAAGGFDTPVGVLAAVVGLLVVAGLAARRVSFEA